Within Vannielia litorea, the genomic segment GCGATTACATCGAGATGAAGAAGCAGGCACTCAGCTTCGGGCGCTATGCGAATGCGGTGATCGACGCTTTTGGCAAGGGCGGGCGCGAGGCCGCCGAGCGGGTGCGGCTGGAGTTCAATACCCCGGCTGAGGACCCGTCCGACCCGTCACAGGGATCGGCGTGAAGGGAATGTCGCTGCGCTTGCTCATATCCGCTCCTGCACGGCCCGGACCGCTCCGGGCCTCTGACCTCAATATAGGCCTTTGCGCCGCCGTTCTCAAGCGCCGCGCGGGCTACTTGCGGCGCAGCTCGTCGCGCCGCAGCGGCCATTTGTCGATGCTGCGGGTGATTTCGCGGACATCCCAGGGGAAGGGTTTGCGCAATTTCACCTCGCCGTCCTTGCCGATCAGCACGAGCTGGAAGCCGCGGGGCCGCAGCTGGGTGCGCACGGCGGAGTTGGCCGAGGGGTCGGTATCGGTGATGACCACCACGTCGCGGTCGATCAGCGCGCCGGGGCGGGCGGCGAGAAGCTCCATCTGCTCGGCGAAGCGCGGGTCGGCGGGGGTGTCGGCAAACACCACCACCGGGCGGCGGAGCCAGAGAAAATCGGCCAGCGTCACCTCGGAGCCGGTGAGCACCTGCAGGGTGTCGGCATCGCCCGCGGCCTCGGCGGCCACAGCCTCTGCCGCCTCTTCTGCCGCGCCGTCCGAGATCACGGCGGGTCCGGTCTCCTGGGCCCAGAGGGGCGTGGCGATGAGGGCCGCGAGGGCGAGGGGGGTAAGCCGCATGAAGGTCTCCTGTTGCCAAGGATATAGGCGCGGATGCGCCGAATGCGAAGGGCGCATCCGCGCTCGAGAGATGAACCGGACCTGAAAGGGAGGCTCCGATGAGCAAGACCGACGACTGGAAGGCGCTGGCCGAGAAGGAACTGCGGGGCAAGCCGCTGGAGAGCCTCGACTGGCACACGCTGGAGGGCATAAGGGTGAAGCCGCTCTACACCGAGGAGGATGTGGCGGGGCTGGCGCACATGGGAAGCGTGCCCGGGATCGCCCCCTTCACCCGCGGGCCCAAGGCCACGATGTATGCCGGCCGGCCCTGGACGATCCGGCAATATGCCGGGTTCTCCACGGCGGAGGAGAGCAACGCCTTCTACCGCAAGGCGCTGGCGGCCGGGCAGCAGGGCGTTTCGGTGGCCTTCGACCTGGCGACGCACCGGGGCTACGACTCGGATCATCCGCGCGTGGAGGGCGACGTGGGCAAGGCCGGGGTGGCCATCGACAGTGTCGAGGACATGAAGATCCTCTTCGACGGGATCCCGCTCGACGAGGTGAGCGTGTCGATGACGATGAATGGCGCGGTGATCCCGATCCTTGCCAGTTTCATCGTGACCGGCGAGGAGCAGGGGCATGACCGCAGCCTGCTTTCGGGGACGATCCAGAACGACATCCTGAAGGAGTTCATGGTGCGGAACACCTATGTGTATCCGCCGGAGCCCTCGATGCGGATCATCTCCGACATCATCGAATACACCAGCAACGAGATGCCGAAGTTCAACTCGATCTCGATCTCGGGCTACCACATGCAGGAGGCCGGGGCGAACCTGGTGCAGGAGCTGGCCTACACCCTGGCCGACGGGCGCGAATACGTGCGCGCGGCGATCGAGGCCGGGATGGACGTGGACAAGTTTGCCGGGCGTCTCAGCTTCTTCTTCGCCATCGGGATGAATTTTTTCATGGAGATCGCCAAGCTGCGTGCCGCCCGCACGTTGTGGCACCGGATCATGACCGAGTTCGGCGCGAAGAGCGAACGCAGCAAGATGCTGCGGACCCATTGCCAGACGAGCGGCGTGAGCCTGCAGGAGCAGGACCCCTACAACAACGTCATCCGCACCGCCTACGAGGCGATGAGCGCGGTGCTGGGCGGCACGCAGAGCCTGCACACCAACGCGCTCGACGAGGCGATCGCCCTGCCCACCGAATTTTCGGCGCGGATCGCGCGGAACACCCAGCTGGTGCTCCAGGAGGAGACCCAGGTGACCCGCGTGGTCGATCCGCTGGCGGGCTCCTACTACGTGGAGAGCCTGACCGATGACCTGATCGGGAAGGCCTGGGCGCTGATGGAGGAGGTCGAGGAGATGGGCGGCATGACCAAGGCGGTGGCCTCCGGCATGCCCAAGCTGCGGATCGAGGAATCCGCCGCGCGGCGGCAGGCGATGATCGACCGGGGCGAGGAGGTGATCGTCGGCGTCAACAAGTACCGCAAGGAGAAGGAAGACCCGATCGACATTCTGGATGTCGACAACGTGGCGGTGCGCGAGACCCAGGTGGCCCGGCTGGAGAAGATCCGGGCCAGCCGCGACCAGGCGGCCTGCGATGCGGCGCTGGGCGAGTTGGAGCGGCGGGCGCGCGAGGGAGGCAATCTGCTCGAGGCGGCCGTGGAGGCGGCGCGGGCCCGGGCGAGCGTTGGAGAGATCAGCATGGCGATGGAAAAGGTGTTTGGCCGCCACAGGGCCGAGGTGAAGACATTGGCAGGCGTCTACGGCGCGGCCTATGACGGCGACGAGGGGTTTGCCGCGATCCAGAAATCGGTGGAGGACTTTGCCGAGGAGGAGGGCCGCCGCCCGCGGATGCTGGTGGTGAAGATGGGCCAGGATGGCCACGACCGGGGGGCCAAGGTGATTGCCACGGCTTTCGCCGACATCGGGTTTGACGTGGATGTGGGGCCGCTTTTTCAGACGCCGGAGGAGGCGGCGCAGGACGCGGTGGACAACGACGTGCATGTGGTGGGGATTTCCTCGCAGGCGGCGGGTCACAAGACCCTGGCACCGAAGCTGGTGGAGGCGCTGAAGGCGGCGGGGGCGGAGGATATCATCGTGATCTGCGGCGGGGTCATTCCGCAGCAGGACTATGATTTTCTTTACAAATCCGGGGTGAAGGCGATCTTCGGCCCGGGCACCAACATCCCCTCGGCGGCGCAGGACGTGCTGAAGCTCATCCGCGAGGCGCGGGGCTGAGCGGGCCGGGGGCGGCGGCGCTCCCGCCCGCCCACCCCGGCCCTGTTGCGGGCGTTGCGCCGGGATGGCAGGAGCGCGCGACGCGGCGGGTTGTGCTTTGGGCCGGCCCGTGCGCTTGATGCGCGCATGATCGCATTCGACCATATCGCGGTGCTCTGCGAGCGCCTGGAGGACGGGGTGGCCCATGTGCGCGAGGCGCTGGGGGTGACCTGCGACCCGGGCGGGGTGCATGAGGCCTTCGGCACCCACAACGCGCTCCTGTCGCTGGGTGGGGAGGAATACCTGGAGGTGATCGCGGTGGACCCGGCGGGGCGGGCGCCCGGGCGGCCGCGCTGGTTTGACCTCGACCGGTTTTCCGGCCCGCCCGTGCTGGCACGTTGGGTGTGCCGGGTGGACGACCTGGACGCGGCGGTGGCGGCGCATCCGGGCGCGGGCGTGCCGATGGCCTTGCAGCGCGGCGCCTATCGCTGGGCGATGGCGGTGCCCGAGGACGGGATCCTGCCGCTCGACAACCTGCACCCGGCGCTGATCGAGTGGCAGGGGCCGCATCCGGCGCCGCGCCTGCCCGAGCGGGGACTGCGGCTGAGGCGGCTCATCGTGGCGCATCCGCAGGTGGCCGTGCTCGATGCTTTGGGTCTCGACGATGCGCGGGTGACGCTGACCACGGGCGACACCGGGCTGGCGGCGCAGATCGACACGCCGGACGGGCCGAAGTGGTTGAGGTGAGGCGGGCGGGGCCTGAGGATGCCCCGGCGATCTGCGGCCTTGTCAACCATGTGATCCGGAACACCATCGTCACCTTCAACTCGGTCGAGAAGGTGCCGGGCGAGATCGCCGCGCAGATGGCGGCGGGTGCGCCCTTCTGGGTGGCTTGCGAGGCGGGCCGGGTGGCGGGCTATGCGAGCTACGGGCAGTTTCGCGGAGGGGTGGGCTACCGGCATACCATCGAACATTCCATCGCGCTCGACGAGGCGGCCTGGGGCAGGGGCATGGGCCGCGC encodes:
- a CDS encoding GNAT family N-acetyltransferase encodes the protein MRRAGPEDAPAICGLVNHVIRNTIVTFNSVEKVPGEIAAQMAAGAPFWVACEAGRVAGYASYGQFRGGVGYRHTIEHSIALDEAAWGRGMGRALMGALCDHATAAGMHSVFAGVSAENGAGVRFHAAMGFEEVARLREVGFKFDRWHDLVLMQKFL
- a CDS encoding VOC family protein, whose protein sequence is MIAFDHIAVLCERLEDGVAHVREALGVTCDPGGVHEAFGTHNALLSLGGEEYLEVIAVDPAGRAPGRPRWFDLDRFSGPPVLARWVCRVDDLDAAVAAHPGAGVPMALQRGAYRWAMAVPEDGILPLDNLHPALIEWQGPHPAPRLPERGLRLRRLIVAHPQVAVLDALGLDDARVTLTTGDTGLAAQIDTPDGPKWLR
- a CDS encoding DUF4174 domain-containing protein gives rise to the protein MRLTPLALAALIATPLWAQETGPAVISDGAAEEAAEAVAAEAAGDADTLQVLTGSEVTLADFLWLRRPVVVFADTPADPRFAEQMELLAARPGALIDRDVVVITDTDPSANSAVRTQLRPRGFQLVLIGKDGEVKLRKPFPWDVREITRSIDKWPLRRDELRRK
- the scpA gene encoding methylmalonyl-CoA mutase, which produces MSKTDDWKALAEKELRGKPLESLDWHTLEGIRVKPLYTEEDVAGLAHMGSVPGIAPFTRGPKATMYAGRPWTIRQYAGFSTAEESNAFYRKALAAGQQGVSVAFDLATHRGYDSDHPRVEGDVGKAGVAIDSVEDMKILFDGIPLDEVSVSMTMNGAVIPILASFIVTGEEQGHDRSLLSGTIQNDILKEFMVRNTYVYPPEPSMRIISDIIEYTSNEMPKFNSISISGYHMQEAGANLVQELAYTLADGREYVRAAIEAGMDVDKFAGRLSFFFAIGMNFFMEIAKLRAARTLWHRIMTEFGAKSERSKMLRTHCQTSGVSLQEQDPYNNVIRTAYEAMSAVLGGTQSLHTNALDEAIALPTEFSARIARNTQLVLQEETQVTRVVDPLAGSYYVESLTDDLIGKAWALMEEVEEMGGMTKAVASGMPKLRIEESAARRQAMIDRGEEVIVGVNKYRKEKEDPIDILDVDNVAVRETQVARLEKIRASRDQAACDAALGELERRAREGGNLLEAAVEAARARASVGEISMAMEKVFGRHRAEVKTLAGVYGAAYDGDEGFAAIQKSVEDFAEEEGRRPRMLVVKMGQDGHDRGAKVIATAFADIGFDVDVGPLFQTPEEAAQDAVDNDVHVVGISSQAAGHKTLAPKLVEALKAAGAEDIIVICGGVIPQQDYDFLYKSGVKAIFGPGTNIPSAAQDVLKLIREARG